A portion of the Vespula vulgaris chromosome 24, iyVesVulg1.1, whole genome shotgun sequence genome contains these proteins:
- the LOC127072158 gene encoding uncharacterized protein LOC127072158 isoform X2 produces MSNVGRLTILILITTLTYLKALTVVNHHNDDEYVLEHEVLYKDAINEAKKLEIYPGPIPGCKHCTNSEITYCKNGSVINDHCCCDGSYNMFPFVEHTCRVGPEECKVEAGDCAEYTRLRECCCHSYLASVWKYLATGEGSRNDANLIMFLTIIAMVLGLYLT; encoded by the exons atgagcAACGTTGGTAGATTgacgattttaattttgataacaACATTGACGTATCTGAAGGCATTGACGGTTGTCAACCATCATAACGACGACGAATATGTACTCGAGCATGAAGTCCTTTACAAGGATGCGATCAACGAAGCAAAGAAACTCGAGATTTATCCAG gTCCAATACCGGGATGTAAACATTGCACCAATTCAGAGATAACCTATTGCAAGAATGGAAGCGTCATTAATGATCATTGCTGTTGCGATGGTAGTTATAATA TGTTCCCCTTCGTTGAACACACTTGTCGCGTGGGACCAGAAGAATGCAAAGTAGAGGCTGGAGATTGTGCAGAGTATACAAGATTACGTGAATGTTGTTGTCATTCTTACTTGGCGTCTGTGT gGAAATATTTAGCGACCGGCGAAGGATCTCGCAATGATgcaaatttaataatgttcCTGACGATAATAGCAATGGTGCTTGGATTATACTTAACGTAA
- the LOC127072259 gene encoding uncharacterized protein LOC127072259, translated as MKLTRASTPSFKNEKVSRDKHNEPNHDNIPENYRKFNLLQNSNSQEEESPFLRISIEEINKYINLSTTMEDTMEPTDEDDYDYDAFKMEYEQQFKKDKKLSDKLHYTHTEKQMTEEQIIKKPIEKVTDTTENCTKEDMDYFGFKAIKCLIYNYQHVKDTTEAKRTLSKMWLMVKVWLCIYVCIAIPCWCQRGRWCCWWLRCKMFFPRKRIIFVKQYYMRNPPGILIPKLSKKKPIKYEPSEYEQDMYEKLEAAIRNI; from the exons ATGAAACTAACACGTGCTTCAACACCATCATTTA aaaatgaaaaagtctCCAGGGATAAACATAATGAACCAAATCATGATAATATACctgaaaattatagaaaatttaatttactacAGAACTct AATTCTCAAGAAGAAGAGTCACCTTTCTTAAGAATAAGTATAGaagaaattaacaaatatataaatttaagtaCGACCATGGAAGACACAATGGAGCCTACAGATGAAGACGATTACGATTATGATGCTTTTAAAATGGAATATGAacaacaatttaaaaaagataaaaaattaagcgACAAATTACATTACACTCATACAGAGAAACAAATGACAGAAGAACAAATTATCAAAAAACCAATTGAAAAAGTTACAGATACTACAGAAAATTGTACAAAGGAAGATATGGATTATTTTGGTTTTAAAGcgataaaatgtttaatatacaACTACCAACATGTAAAAGACACAACGGAAGCAAAAAGAACATTATCAAAAATGTGGCTAATGGTCAAAGTATGGCTGTGCATTTATGTTTGTATTGCAATTCCATGTTGGTGCCAAAGAggaa gaTGGTGTTGTTGGTGGCTTCGTTGTAAAATGTTCTTTcccagaaaaagaataatatttgtaaaacaGTATTACATGCGAAATCCTCCAGGTATTCTAATACCCAaactttctaaaaaaaaaccGATTAAATACGAACCGTCTGAATATGAACAAGACATGTATGAAAAACTTGAAGCtgcaataagaaatatataa
- the LOC127072158 gene encoding uncharacterized protein LOC127072158 isoform X1: protein MSNVGRLTILILITTLTYLKALTVVNHHNDDEYVLEHEVLYKDAINEAKKLEIYPGPIPGCKHCTNSEITYCKNGSVINDHCCCDGSYNKVFPFVEHTCRVGPEECKVEAGDCAEYTRLRECCCHSYLASVWKYLATGEGSRNDANLIMFLTIIAMVLGLYLT, encoded by the exons atgagcAACGTTGGTAGATTgacgattttaattttgataacaACATTGACGTATCTGAAGGCATTGACGGTTGTCAACCATCATAACGACGACGAATATGTACTCGAGCATGAAGTCCTTTACAAGGATGCGATCAACGAAGCAAAGAAACTCGAGATTTATCCAG gTCCAATACCGGGATGTAAACATTGCACCAATTCAGAGATAACCTATTGCAAGAATGGAAGCGTCATTAATGATCATTGCTGTTGCGATGGTAGTTATAATA AAGTGTTCCCCTTCGTTGAACACACTTGTCGCGTGGGACCAGAAGAATGCAAAGTAGAGGCTGGAGATTGTGCAGAGTATACAAGATTACGTGAATGTTGTTGTCATTCTTACTTGGCGTCTGTGT gGAAATATTTAGCGACCGGCGAAGGATCTCGCAATGATgcaaatttaataatgttcCTGACGATAATAGCAATGGTGCTTGGATTATACTTAACGTAA
- the LOC127072257 gene encoding uncharacterized protein C14orf119, translating to MSTILSNESQMRYVVEWFREWSEMQRGDFLEILLEQCGSPGLVNGLVPGMENMSCKEGSDRPPSLFQCRVKLFREWSQNWSQQEKDSLLASIKSIDGKFAGNYEQRLSALMEEN from the coding sequence ATGTCTACAATACTATCAAATGAATCCCAGATGAGATATGTGGTAGAATGGTTCAGGGAATGGTCAGAAATGCAGAGAGGagattttttagaaatattattggaACAATGTGGTTCTCCAGGTTTAGTCAATGGATTAGTACCTGGAATGGAAAACATGAGTTGTAAAGAAGGTTCGGATAGACCTCCGAGTTTATTTCAGTGTCGTGTGAAATTGTTCAGAGAGTGGAGTCAAAATTGGTCTcaacaagaaaaagattctttgCTAGCTTCGATTAAAAGTATCGATGGGAAATTTGCTGGGAATTATGAACAAAGGTTATCCGCATTaatggaagaaaattaa
- the LOC127072255 gene encoding uncharacterized protein LOC127072255 produces MSKEMQVFEIQKCISSKLWYTAYEIFRSYHHHNICSEQSTDMIHNIDFKSVVKIDIGMKKENNFRWIEYLLLCKLFPDKFCHNKNISIDFNSIDFQIAMDLIDDIPQTVVEELLLYCSDVNMKAVSPQIVNDFSQPTLSFLKTYLIENPIIACHIINMCCLYSFSISIFPNGLLDFYLTTLKEIMEFMISNESSLINKDYDISLIRNKIMLNNEYLGTFLCILSKMILTESKKTEFFKWLCPILLKTDSIKDVELALYSRKDMTFIDEWNLCMNELYGHSKSGNTIEDAIRICNAIFKYTNNDNIMMLNEIEILRRIITQKSHWLTDILNICYTFLITGNYNEVSMILSYPPLKHFWIILLLKFLHHCSEENTDDLQNWTDSAIVYEVLKFLLENCNLSVFTDHTFHKLNITLKTYIEIINWIMNLKDPEAIKESQDGIESVCIVNAIPLKRMLYLLENCTVLSLLKEATNIHEIDHDQIKKLLQDTAESENIFQAYCSMVNALRAILLCKTYDAKYQNITKYLLDMESYLCTLLPFSLRLETMENIFSLLFLSYGDFCHSDNKSQDHNPVLNEKQPFTHRSMKYHNVNFICNKYAVRELLYYLKNSITATEIEMRKLRNDATYAEELNELSPKISNLVKLLADAKWRLDLHTNSYFIKNVGLPENFTIEINSGTLLKKNIIYPEERLNDIVFYRNHSSDSDDTKIKTDSSSEAEIIADNINEWNQSKNITISDNFIVKDADQPIFLINLMLSSKESLVIQCLWKNDYEKAQEVIEMFNMENTALYSEIRFSQALKHFKQEMLNLICPSITANTSKKNIKSSALETIRLVAQEAMHSSRYTNQLETFIASQETHMRMLKPNLNNNKILTLSVLDLALTMGKTYPISQSLCDVAMKYVTLCKPLNNTEHSRLFHQVFQLLHENKKDIPVTNLLSNVTIPLSVEEWKEMNELWTNIMSGYSEFKQSQKQIVDDEHTKNSVEFKELKIIQKIITSCNNNKNYLQNLQFHLQHLKAIAPINTDNTELLTATRLLNIPLHRYFSYHLFNKNVEPENLEHIARKLKVDLVYNILISTCPIFPYYHNNTSENDNTNFGCIILNGNFDVSDTKNCASSSPNQCISEILMELLQALYALNSMKSNLSYACLNDLSKHVNIQTILKKTSRLAMLDLSELSVGDETLTFFLNTWNVMFIHAMLVIWANNYPFNTLKHTVSLMSIGYVIGDLGFVTLYTLRSKLLSGLSLNEISLSSIIELNEPAWQDLDLVHDPRVIFAMANEYNETPQIRVFESTTLSKNLNEAAKEYLDYYLQKNYHINDVKKLQEETKIILPHLVEQYQNLLSLDKQNEHASSLKENMFFINDYFQFENEDVIIEYKSAHYSYEILLKYADSCQLSIQNCQNDDNEEVFIREKLLIKDNLLQYLEGHSWILSYLVQKMQNKRPTILDKNCNNLRRIACLENFLNSSWINQLKCFFNGNETYTGIHETVPTNKLWNWFKEAWKNKKWEDCLNVIDSLSDNNIVKTFEVRHFKDKVLSCLTSEQENTINPQILEYLYQINDIHILAQMVLNNISKWQAYVCECILIHVLHHSDSNKLPLHCKLQMKEILRRITIFRKMLPYCANKYNNTWYDVAYCTNRIDPFDIMQSLISVDKFELCLEWLECQSFTLEAQSSVAQDFLIGLLKNERQDFKQALKLLQSLPHNHSVKICKVVLKKVESTSALSFLVNYLLQHCKKTEIIKYKRTLIGIDILRELKDKERSLYIHLIKDPVLMLEQLLMNCKFETLQKILNIVYIDLQDTGISITEFDKIIRFYSKKALDFRVSLQRDDIDNKSKSIQDSNSENESNEFIMPSKVPTKEEWIPNDKARECSCCKTVIFSMFNRRHHCRRCGRVVCAVCSQSRMQVPGYPNSVPVRVCEDCKCQTTLQMHMMQGTASTPNSEALDYWRLTKDEAHNKTIREEFSFEYAPSISLCLAILNLHSDHKAYTSFLLDRCDEMKQLLYPVNDGEVNPEVDHIVIIKMIKSLLVAAKVKCAKLGFNTGLAHCDRFLSQIDLITTLIHSDCLSLIPSDNMDEHALRKLRDLLTEKEQWTLALDVSTKSGLDTQGVWAAWGKACLKVGYFEQAREKFLHCLDKVIQDDTDGWEMLSHPRELAFKHVENLDETKIISNKIKSHAFEEKNSPSQKKSECVKNRPLKDPPLLTEILQILDNSNTNSYYLFHSHQKVDRIPEILSVINNLKAISQGQLTIKHVHTFEENIYYKESLYYLLTYGSYNSILEFYLKHEEFEKCLNYILENDLEPELFFTAVYMYCLKTGNAEKLQEAMKTKDPSLLLWKKYLIYVCHCLEKKQSLYILYQLQLFMKDCIRASMTCIRFYTNQATTYMDLCNRMHLLIDAQKHLESELHIGDFSKKRRRSTSSYYSNHDVLTMEMEPSEIDKHINTISRQMEIAKFLGNAEKEGRSPNEFLSLFPDIESDATCNSELPTLFGNQQQKTHLAVLAILCGRDIEEGFGIAFRIMQDYNLPPQKVYSLAGHILALKDNVTAVEQLIKCCRSSGASNTHVICDHVLTHCIKLILQRSYNHSEQILKDQIDVLIRLITDIELKISAYIESKQLKAAYLLAVKYSRAQDIRKILKESDRLGQTAIKNICTKWLQRL; encoded by the exons ATGTCAAAAGAAATGCAAGTTTTTGAAATACAAAAGTGTATATCATCCAAATTATGGTACACAgcatatgaaatatttcgaagttatcatcatcataatattTGTTCTGAACAAAGTACAGATATGATTCATAATATAGATTTCAAATCTGTAGTTAAAATTGACAT tggtatgaaaaaggaaaataactTTCGATGgatcgaatatttattattatgcaaACTTTTCCCAGATAAATTTTgtcacaataaaaatatttcaatagacTTTAATAGCATAGATTTTCAAATTGCTATGGATTTAATAGACGATATACCTCAAACTGTAGTAGAG GAGCTGTTATTATATTGTTCCGATGTAAATATGAAAGCTGTTTCTCCTCAAATTGTTAATGATTTTTCTCAGCCGACTTtgtcatttttaaaaacatatttaatagaaaatccTATAATAGCATgtcatattattaatatgtgctgtttatattcatttagtatttctatttttcctaaTGGATTATTAGATTTCTATTTAACTACATTGAAAGAAATTATGGAATTTATGATATCTAATGAAAGCTCTCTTATAAATAAGGATTATGATATATctttaattcgaaataaaataatgctTAATAACGAATATTTAGGAACATTCTTGTGTATTCTATCTAAGATGATTTTGACTGAATCTAAAAAGactgaattttttaaatggttATGTCCTATACTGTTGAAAACAGATAGTATTAAAGATGTAGAATTGGCATTATACTCTAGAAAGGATATGACATTTATTGATGAATGGAACTTATGTATGAATGAGTTATATGGGCATTCAAAATCTGGTAATACTATAGAAGATGCCATCAGAATATGCAAtgctatatttaaatatacaaataatgataatattatgatgttaaatgaaatagaaatacttAGAAGAATAATAACACAGAAATCACATTGGTTAACAGATATATTA aatatCTGTTATACTTTCTTAATAACTGGCAATTATAATGAAGTTTCTATGATATTGTCATATCCTCCTCTAAAACACTTTTggataatattgttattaaaatttttacatcACTGTTCGGAAGAAAATACTGACGATTTGCAAAATTGGACAGACAGTGCCATTGTATATGAAGTcctgaaatttttattagaaaattgtaaTCTTAGTGTTTTTACTGATCATACTTTccacaaattaaatattacattaaagacctatatcgaaataataaattggaTTATGAATCTAAAAGATCCAGAAGCTATAAAAGAAAGTCAAGATGGTATAGAATCAGTATGTATTGTAAATGCAATACCATTAAAACGTATGTTGTATCTTCTGGAAAATTGTACAGTACTTTCATTATTGAAAGAAGCTACAAATATACATGAAATAGATCatgatcaaattaaaaaactatTACAAGATACTGCAGaatctgaaaatatttttcaagctTATTGTAGTATGGTAAATGCATTAAGAGCaattttactttgtaaaacTTATGATGCAAAATATCAGAATATCACAAAATATTTACTCGACATGGAATCTTATTTGTGTACTTTATTGCCATTTTCTTTGAGATTGGAGacaatggaaaatatattttctttgcttttcttaaGCTACGGTGACTTCTGTCATAGTGACAATAAATCACAAGATCATAATCCTGTGCTAAATGAAAAGCAACCATTTACTCATAGATCAATGAAATACCACAATgtgaattttatttgtaataaatatgcTGTtcgagaattattatattatttaaaaaatagtattaCAGCTACAGAGATTGAAATGAGAAAACTTAGAAATGATGCAACATATGCAgaagaattaaatgaattaagtCCAAAGATATCTAATTTAGTAAAATTATTAGCTGATGCAAAATGGAGATTGGATCTTCACacaaattcttattttattaaaaacgtaGGCTTGCCTGAAAACTTTacgattgaaattaattctggtactttattaaaaaaaaatataatatatccagAAGAGAGACTCAATGATAtcgttttttatcgaaatcatAGTAGCGATTCGGAcgatacgaaaataaaaactgaTAGTAGCTCAGAAGCAGAAATTATTgctgataatattaatgaatggAATCAGtcaaaaaatataactatttcagataatttcattgtaaaaGATGCAGATCAGccaatatttcttattaatttaatgcTGTCATCAAAAGAAAGCTTAGTTATCCAATGTTTGTGGAAAAATGATTATGAGAAAGCGCAAGAAGTTATAGAg ATGTTCAATATGGAAAATACTGCACTTTATAGTGAAATTCGATTTTCACAAGCACTAAAACATTTTAAGCAAGAAATGTTGAATTTGATATGTCCTTCGATAACAGCAaatacttcaaaaaaaaatatcaaatcttCTGCATTGGAG ACCATAAGATTAGTTGCACAAGAAGCTATGCATTCCTCCAGATATACCAATCAACTTGAAACGTTCATAGCTTCACAAGAAACACATATGAGAATGTTAAAACCAAAtcttaacaacaacaaaatattaactttAAGCGTATTGGATTTAGCTTTAACTATGGGCAAAACCTATCCAATTTCACAGAGTCTTTGTGATGTTGCTATGAAATATGTGACATTATGTAAACCATTGAATAACACTGAGCATAGTCGTTTGTTTCATCAAGTTTTTCAACTATTACATGAGAACAAGAAAGATATACCTGtgacaaatttattatctaatgTTACGATACCACTGTCTGTTgaagaatggaaagaaatgaatgaattatgGACAAATATTATGAGTGGATACAGTGAATTTAAACAATCGCAAAAACAAATAGTCGATGACGAGCATACTAAGAACAGTGttgaatttaaagaattaaaaataatacaaaaaataattacaagttgcaataataataagaattatttacaaaatttacaaTTCCATTTACAACATTTAAAAGCAATTGCTCCAATTAATACag ataatacAGAATTGTTAACAGCAACTAGATTGTTAAATATACCTCTTCACAGGTATTTTAGTTatcatctttttaataaaaatgtcgaaCCTGAAAATCTTGAGCACATTgctagaaaattaaaagtagaTTTAGTATACAACATTCTTATAAGTACTTGCCCAATATTTCcatattatcataataacaCATCTGAGAACGACAATACTAATTTTggatgtataatattaaatggaaATTTTGATGTATCT GATACAAAAAATTGTGCATCAAGTAGTCCTAATCAATGTATCTCAGAGATATTGATGGAACTTTTACAAGCATTATACGCtttaaattcaatgaaatctaATTTATCTTACGCATGTTTGAACGATCTTTCCAAACATGTCAACATTCAAACTATATTGAAGAAAACATCACGTCTTGCAATGTTGGATCTTAGCGAATTATCTGTCGGAGATGAGacattaacatttttcttaaatacttGGAATGTTATGTTCATACATGCAATGCTCGTTATTTGGGCTAACAATTATCCTTTTAATACTTTAAAGCATACAGTTTCCTTAATGTCAATTGGTTATGTAATTGGTGATCTAGGTTTCGTAACTCTTTATACTCTTCGCTCCAAGTTACTTAGTGGTCTttcattaaatgaaatatcattatcatcaattATAGAACTTAATGAGCCAGCATGGCAAGATTTAGACTTAGTACACGATCCAAGAGTTATTTTTGCTATGGCTAATGAATATAACGAAACACCACAAATACGT gtGTTTGAATCAACCACATTAAGCAAAAATTTGAATGAAGCAGCGAAGGAatatttagattattatttacaaaagaatTATCACATCAACGATGTTAAGAAATTacaagaagaaacgaaaataatattaccaCATCTTGTAGAACAATATCAGAATTTGTTGTCTCTAGATAAGCAAAATGAACATGCTAGtagtttgaaagaaaatatgttttttataaatgattactTCCAATTCGAAAATGAAGATGTGATAATCGAGTATAAATCTGCTCATTActcttatgaaatattattgaaatatgcagATAGTTGTCAACTTTCTATACAGAATTGTcaaaatgatgataatgaagaAGTATTTAttcgtgaaaaattattgattaaggATAATTTGTTACAATATTTAGAAGGTCATAGCTGGATTCTTTCTTACTTAGTACAAAAAATGCAAAACAAACGTCCAACtattttagataaaaattgcAATAATCTACGACGTATTGCCTGTTTGGAGAATTTTTTGAATTCCTCTTGGATAAATCAATTGAAATGTTTCTTCAACGGAAATGAAACATATACCGGTATCCATGAAACAGTACCAACAAACAAATTATGGAATTGGTTTAAAGAAgcatggaaaaataaaaaatgggaAGATTGTTTGAATGTTATAGATTCTCTATCGGATAATAATATTGTCAAAACTTTTGAAGTACGACACTTTAAGGATAAAGTTTTAAGTTGTTTAACATCCGAACaagaaaatacgataaatccacaaatattagaatatttatatcaaattaatgatatacatattttagcACAAATGGTATTAAACAATATTAGCAAATGGCAGGCCTATGTATGCGAGTGTATTTTGATTCATGTACTGCATCATTCGGACAGTAACAAATTACCTTTACATTGTAAActtcaaatgaaagaaatattacggagaataacaatttttcgaaaaatgttACCATATTGtgcaaacaaatataataatacatggTACGATGTTGCGTATTGTACCAATAGAATTGATCCATTTGATATAATGCAATCTTTGATAAGTGTAGACAAGTTTGAATTATGTTTAGAATGGCTAGAGTGTCAATCTTTTACATTAGAAGCACAATCCTCTGTTGCACAAGATTTTTTAATcggtttattaaaaaatgaaagacaaGATTTTAAACAAGCTTTGAAG CTTCTTCAATCTTTACCGCATAATCATTCAGTGAAAATATGTAAAGTCGTACTAAAAAAAGTTGAATCCACCAGTGCACTATCCtttctcgttaattatttattacaacattgcaaaaaaacagaaatcattaaatacaaaagaacTTTGATTGGTATAGATATTTTGagagaattaaaagataaagaaagatcgttATATATTCATCTTATAAAGGATCCAGTTCTAATGTTAgaacaattattaatgaattgtAAGTTTGAAACtcttcaaaaaatattaaatatcgtcTACATCGATTTACAAGATACAGGTATATCGATAACTGAATTTGATAAGATTATAAGGTTTTATAGTAAAAAAGCATTAGACTTTAGAGTTTCATTACAACGTGatgatattgataataaatcaaaGAGTATACAAGACTCTAATTCGGAAAATGAAAGTAATGAATTTATCATGCCTTCTAAGGTACCGACAAAAGAAGAATGGATTCCTAATGACAAG gCTAGAGAATGTAGCTGTTGTAAAACAGTGATATTCTCAATGTTTAATAGAAGGCATCATTGCCGGAGATGTGGTCGTGTAGTTTGTGCTGTTTGTTCTCAAAGTCGTATGCAAGTTCCTGGATATCCAAATTCTGTACCTGTACGTGTTTGTGAAGATTGTAAATGTCAGACTACTCTGCAAATGCATATGATGCAAGGAACTGCATCTACACCGAATAGTGAAGCATTGGATTACTGGAGATTGACGAAAGATGAAGCACATAATAAAACTATTAGGGaagaattttcattcgaatacGCTCCTAGCATTTCCTTATGTTTAGCTATTCTGAATTTACATTCGGATCACAAAGCATACACAAG TTTTCTACTCGATCGATGTGATGAAATGAAACAATTGTTATATCCAGTTAATGATGGCGAAGTAAATCCTGAAGTAGATCACATTGTGATTATCAAGATGATAAAATCATTGTTGGTTGCAGCAAAAGTGAAATGTGCTAAATTAGGTTTCAATACAGGATTAGCTCACTGTGATCGTTTTCTGTCACAAATAGATCTTATCACAACTCTTATTCATTCTGATTGTTTGTCACTTATACCTTCGGATAATATGGATGAACAtgctttaagaaaattaagagATTTACTTACTGAAAAAGAACAATGGACATTAGCATTGGATGTTAGTACTAAATCAGGACTGGATACGCAAGGTGTATGGGCAGCTTGGGGTAAAGCTTGTTTAAAAGTGGGATATTTTGAACAAGCACGAGAGAAATTTCTTCATTGTTTGGACAAGGTCATTCAGGATGATACTGATGGTTGGGAAATGTTATCTCATCCAAGGGAATTGGCTTTCAAACATGTGGAAAATTTAGACGAAACCAAAATTATctcaaacaaaataaaatcacatgcatttgaagaaaaaaattcacctagtcaaaagaaaagtgaatGCGTAAAAAATCGTCCATTAAAGGATCCACCCTTGTTAAcagaaattttacaaatattagataattcaAATACAAACAGTTATTATCTATTTCATTCTCATCAGAAGGTAGATAGAATACCAGAAATATTATCtgtcattaataatttaaaagctATAAGTCAAGGACAATTAACAATaaaacacgtacatacatttgaggaaaatatttattacaaggAGAGCTtgtattatttacttacatatgGAAGTTATAATTCGATATTAGAGTTTTATTTGAAGCACGAAGAATTCGAAAaatgtcttaattatattttagaaaacgATTTAGAGccagaattattttttaccgCTGTTTATATGTACTGTTTAAAAACTGGAAACGCGGAGAAATTACAAGAAGCTATGAAAACCAAAGATCCAAGTTTGTTActttggaaaaaatatttaatatacgttTGCCATTgtttagaaaagaaacaatccttgtatattttatatcaacttCAACTTTTTATGAAAGATTGTATAAGAGCATCCATGACATGTATTCGCTTTTATACTAATCAAGCTACTACTTATATGGATTTATGCAACAGAATGCATCTATTGATCGATGCACAAAAACATTTAGAATCTGAATTACATATTGGAGATTTTagcaaaaagagaagaaggagtacAAGTTCCTATTATAGTAATCATGATGTTCTTACTATGGAAATGGAGCCTTCTGAAATAGATAAGCATATAAATACGATAAGTAGACAAATGGAAATAGCAAAGTTTTTGGGAAATGctgagaaagaaggaagatcaccgaatgaatttttaagcCTTTTTCCAGACATAGAATCTGATGCTACTTGTAATTCTGAATTACCTACTTTATTTGGTAATCAGCAACAAAAAACGCACTTGGCTGTTTTAGCAATTCTTTGTGGACGTGACATTGAAGAAGGATTTGGTATAGCATTCAGAATTATGCAAG aCTATAATCTTCCACCACAAAAAGTATATTCTTTAGCAGGACATATATTAGCTTTAAAAGATAATGTTACTGCTGTAGAGCAATTAATAAAGTGCTGTCGTAGTTCTGGAGCATCTAATACCCACGTTATATGTGATCACGTACTCACACATTGTATAAAGTTGATCCTTCAGCGGTCATACAATCATTCCGAACAAATTTTGAAAGATCAGATAGATGTACTGATTAGATTAATAACAGACATAGAACTTAAA ataagtGCATACATCGAAAGTAAACAATTAAAAGCTGCCTATCTTCTTGCTGTTAAATATTCAAGAGCTCAAGACATAAGAAAGATTTTAAAAGAGTCTGATCGTCTTGGACAAActgctattaaaaatatttgtacaaaATGGTTACAACGTTTATAA
- the LOC127072252 gene encoding uncharacterized protein LOC127072252, giving the protein MKFNNTENRFNANDNIHTKRIEFKRSKEIKVFIIVYTVVNVSYDFDILNKMNSSGISVKVFQDNKNIYEDYCEYSDVNDLNDVTCNIRSIQRKINDFLTQLLQENTSADKKSHMVVSDTDSNSTDEDVEVEPKKCKLMKYT; this is encoded by the exons atgAAATTCAACAATACAGAGAATAGATTTAACGCAAACGATAACATACACACGAAG AGAATTGAATTTAAACGttcgaaggaaataaaagtgtTCATCATTGTATATACTGTCGTTAACGTGTCATATGATTTTGACATTTTAAATAAGATGAATTCATCTGGTATAAGTGTAAAAGTATTTcaagataataaaaacatttacgAAGATTATTGCGAATATTCGGATGTAAATGATTTAAATGACGTAACTTGTAATATACGAAGCATACAAAGGAAGATCAATGACTTCTTAACTCAACTTTTACAAGAGAATACATCGGccgataaaaaaa GTCACATGGTTGTGTCGGATACAGATTCAAACTCAACCGATGAAGATGTTGAAGTCGAGCCAAAGAAATGCAAGTTAATGAAATATACCTAA